Genomic DNA from Desulfonema ishimotonii:
GGCCCTGCCCCCCCTCTTTTCCAAACGGATTATCGAGACGAGCATGGCCTGCCCGCCCCACTTCAAGCTCCGGGGGAATGTGGAAAAGTGGGTGCTGAAGCGGGCGGTGGCAGATATCCTGCCGCATCCCATTATCGAGCGGCCCAAGTCCGGGATGATGGTTCCGGTGCGCCACTGGCTCCGCAAAGAGATGCGGGGATACGCCAAAAAAGTGCTGTCAAAAAAACAGCTGCGGCAGGTGGGGCTGTTCAACCCCGATTATGTGCATAGCCTTCTCCGCTACGACAAGGCCGAGGCCCGCAACAACCGCTTCGGCCTGAAGCTCTGGATGCTGATCACCTTTATGCTGTGGTATGATCAGATGGTGGAAGCGCCCCGTGTGAATGGTGGCTGAACGGGGGCGGGGGCGATTAAAGCTGGGAGCTGATGCAAAAAAGTGGCGCCGGGGGCGCAGAAAATCCCGGCACCGGTCTGTTTTACTTTTTTCTGCGGCAGGAGACTGCGCCGACGCCCAGCAGAAGCGCGCCCCATCCCCACACACTCCCGGACACGGGACCGAATGCCGCAGCCCCGATGAAACAGCTATCGCTGCCGGAATCATCGTCCAACTGCTCATCCACAAAATCGGCCAGCAGGCTATGGGTGCGGGTGGTGGGGTGAATACCGTTCCAATACAGATAATCCGATGCCGGTTCATTCACCGCCCCGGTGTCCCTGCCCTCTTCATCCAGCACCAGATAGGTGCCGGTCGTATTGGCAAACGTCCCGTCGTCAGTGATCTGATGTAAAAATGTGAACACATCAGTCCAGTGAATGGTTTCGTCATTTTCGGACTCCGCAAAGGCTTTCACTGCGCTGTGCAGGGCCGAGTTGAAGCTTTCAGACAATGCGGTGGCGGCGGTCCCGGCATCGCTCCCAAGGTTCAGGTAGGCCGGTGTTGCCCCGATATCCGGCAGGTTCATCACCAGAAATTTTCTGGCCCCGGCATCATAGAGCTGGCCGAGCGCTGCAGTGATATTTGTGATGGCATCGGAGATCATCTCCTCGGCTGTTGCGGCATCTGACCTGCCCTCCCCGTAAACCAGCAGATCATTTCCGCCGATCCAGATGACATACAAAGTGTTGTCCGAAAGGGGCTGGCCGGTTTCATCCAGATAGGTGTTAACCTGGCCCCTTATACCCAGCGCAGGCAAGGTGCCTGAATCCGTCATGGCCTGAACTGCGGAATTTTCATGGCCCTGTGTCATGGCCCCGGCAATGGCCCGGTTGTCCAGTTCGGCATTCCAGAGCGTTGCCAGATATTCGGCCCACACATCCCCGTTGCTCCAGACTTCACGCACACCGTCGGGATTGGTCACGGCGTCATAAGCCCCCGTAATCGGCTCCAGATAAGTGTACAGTCCGTAATGATCGCTCAGACTGTCTCCGAAGACGACCATCCGGTCATAGGTAACGGCGGATGCGGAAGCAGTCCAGATTATTGTTATCAGAGTACAAGCGAATACAACCACCCCATTCCTGACTCGTCCCATGTTCACCTCACTGTGAAGCGTAAGAAATTCAAAAGAAACCCGGCTAACCCAAGGCGCTCTGTCATAGACATCGGAGATCTATAGGCTGTTGACGTATTTACAGTACATCCGGTTCAGACTGTCCTCCCGGACTAATTTTTCCGAAAATTTGCATATTGAAATGTACAGCTCCTGAACCGTGTGTTTCGTCAGCCGGAATACAACGGCACGGTACACCGAAAAAAAGGTAAAAAAAACAGAGCCGGGAAAGCATAGCCCGGCCCCGGTCTGGTTCAAAGCGGGTGTCAGTGGTTAATTTTCCGCAGCAAGATATTCAAGCTGAGATTTCATAAAAGAGTACGTTCCGTTTGAATAACACCGTGGATGGTTCCCGATGCCGGAATCGAAATAGAGACGGAATCCCACAAAATGGCCCAGCAGTTTGTGGGTGCGCGTGGTGGGGTGAACGGTGTCCCAGTACAGGTAGGCCCACGCCGGTTCATTTACCTCCCCGGTGTCGTTGCCATCTTCATCCAGCACCAGATACGTGTCGGTTGTATTGGGAAATACGCCTATTTCAACAACCCTGTGTAAAAACGTAAACACATCGAACCAGTGGAGCGTTTCGTCATTTTCGGATTCCGCAAAGGCTTCCACGGCCTCATACAGGGCTGTGTTGAAATTCTCAGTCAACTCCGTGGTGGCGGCCTGGACATCGGCGCTCTGGCTCAGACAATATGGTATTGTCCCCAGGTCCGGCAGGTTCATCACCAGAAACTTTCTGGCGCCGGCATCATAAAGCTGGCCGAGCGCGGCGGTGACGTTTGTGACGGCATCGGAGATCATCTCCTCGGCTGTTGCGGCCTCCGACCTGCCTTCCCCGTAAACCAGCAGATCGTTTCCGCCGACCCAGATGACAAAGAGGGTGTCGCCCGAAAGAGGCAGGGCAGCCTCATCCAGCCAGGTGCTGACCTGACCTGTCATCCCCAGCGGGGGCAGGACGCCCTGATCGACCAGCGCCTGGACTGCCGGTGTGTCATGACCCTGTGTCATGGCCCCGGCAATGGCCCGGTTGTCCAGCTCGGCATTCCAGAACTCCGCCAGATACTCGGCCCACACATCTCCGTTGGTCCAGACCTCACGTATACCGCCGGGATTGGTCACGGCGTCATAATCCCCCAAAATCGGCCCCAGATAAGTATGCAGCCCGTAATGATCGCTCAGACTGTCCCCGAAGACAACCATCCGGTCATAGGTGGCAGCAGATGCGGATGCAGCCCATATTGTTGAAATTAAAATGAAAAACGAAATGACCAACCTTTTTTTGACTCGATTCATGTT
This window encodes:
- a CDS encoding SGNH/GDSL hydrolase family protein: MVVFACTLITIIWTASASAVTYDRMVVFGDSLSDHYGLYTYLEPITGAYDAVTNPDGVREVWSNGDVWAEYLATLWNAELDNRAIAGAMTQGHENSAVQAMTDSGTLPALGIRGQVNTYLDETGQPLSDNTLYVIWIGGNDLLVYGEGRSDAATAEEMISDAITNITAALGQLYDAGARKFLVMNLPDIGATPAYLNLGSDAGTAATALSESFNSALHSAVKAFAESENDETIHWTDVFTFLHQITDDGTFANTTGTYLVLDEEGRDTGAVNEPASDYLYWNGIHPTTRTHSLLADFVDEQLDDDSGSDSCFIGAAAFGPVSGSVWGWGALLLGVGAVSCRRKK
- a CDS encoding SGNH/GDSL hydrolase family protein; the encoded protein is MNRVKKRLVISFFILISTIWAASASAATYDRMVVFGDSLSDHYGLHTYLGPILGDYDAVTNPGGIREVWTNGDVWAEYLAEFWNAELDNRAIAGAMTQGHDTPAVQALVDQGVLPPLGMTGQVSTWLDEAALPLSGDTLFVIWVGGNDLLVYGEGRSEAATAEEMISDAVTNVTAALGQLYDAGARKFLVMNLPDLGTIPYCLSQSADVQAATTELTENFNTALYEAVEAFAESENDETLHWFDVFTFLHRVVEIGVFPNTTDTYLVLDEDGNDTGEVNEPAWAYLYWDTVHPTTRTHKLLGHFVGFRLYFDSGIGNHPRCYSNGTYSFMKSQLEYLAAEN